In Chitinophaga nivalis, a single genomic region encodes these proteins:
- a CDS encoding SDR family NAD(P)-dependent oxidoreductase, with product MNSGLNTAGQAPSCNDDIAVVGMAGRFPGAADYRQFWKNLEQTVCSVGEILPERWDWRNYWGDPKNSANTSGSKWAGMIDQADCFDAGFFKISGTEARTMDPQQRIMLELSWACLEDAGIRPSSLSGSDTAVYLGVFNFDYKELQERVKDFPIEAHHSTGTAAAIIPNRVSYFFNFTGPSVPVDTACSSSLHAIHLAMQSIRQGECKMALAGGISLLLTPTRHISFSKTGMLSPTGTSKSFDQDADGYARSEGAGVLLLKTLSQALADGDHIYGILKGSAVNHGGKNHTLTYPGEAAQAAVISQAILRAGIAADTINYVEAHGTGTPKGDPIEYRGLVKAFTATAGQPLSPDSCALGSVKANIGHLESAAGVAGVIKVLLALQHGKLPGQPNFHQLNPAIDTSGSPFFVVAGTQEWKALVDAQGEPLPRRAGVSSFGFGGTNSHVIVEEAPAVLPVAGGTLSCYPVCLSAKTTIALEQRIRDLYGWLQEMPPQVSLRDIAFTLAAGREHFAHRALVIATDTDNLKTILAAYLENGTAADFIKGVADYQTVAATEDTSGFTLEHEGNGYFKGELLLLGERYVRGEMFRWEQLFSGKEAKRIALPVYPFARERHWITTETPVASAMPHLIRRNLSAFAPQCYSGSFSGEEVFLRDHVIGGKIIFPGVVYLEMAREAAVKAWEASPTAPVYLENIVWIQPFQPDGTPQELFVELSGSHTAVNVSFFTGSQQAQNIVAQGTVLAGSKEVVTPGVTAIPPAAEVIAGDTFYQQMEQAGFAYGPAFRAITTLYVQDDTVWATLARPGDAATKLTAFTWHPGILDAALQAAVTLFAGVRNTQGLSDNMFLPFALDGLYIHNRREPSRLVVRKNKTADFSQNRYRADIIYYDDKGEVCMQLIGFTARQVKPAKAPVTPQANTLLLQPAWVPAIVTVPAERQYVREALLLAADSPAYVAEIQQLWPRWEVFTLTTAALAPAEIFGVYANRLLACLQQLIKEKPEGNTLLQVVIPVPEAQPFLWGLSGMLDTAAIEYPWLTVQLLGMERVPAIGSMARLLQAARDVGKPGCFRAADNGWQIRKWEIISPAATPVVPWKAEGIYLITGGSGALGRLFAHEITRAAATATVILTGRSAVPAEEVNRLAAAGARIVYRQTDVSNAAAVTALMEWINTTYGRLDGILHAAGLLQDNYLIKKTPAELEAVLAPKVRGLLHIDTASAHFKLDFVLLCASFTGALGNAGQADYAAANAFMDAFAGWRNYEVKNGRRQGTTISLDWPLWEEGGMNMAPVVQKQLYDKTGLKAIDTRAAMTVLYAAMAYPVSQVLVLAGDTDKLQQTILQPVLASKNDTIMATDTRTAQTAPVNDSQPDTLLQELTAHAARLLAIPAENIEPQVVLDDYGFDSILYTQLAEELSKTYDRQITPPLFFEYNTLAAIAGYLQGAGTNAVTNDTITPMAIRTAEVPPVKEVPSDTLLQALTAHAARLLAIPAENIEPQVVLDDYGFDSILYTQLAEELSKTYDRQITPPLFFEYNTLAAIAGYLQGAGTNAVTNDTIIPMATRTAPPPVKESLSDTLLEELTAYAARLLAIPAENIESQVILDDYGFDSILYTQLAEELSKAYGQQITPPLFFEYNTLAAIANYLRSNGVHAAAATDRGTPADIRTEKVSPVKQHPSDTLLQQLTNHAARLLEIPAGEMAPDVALHDYGFDSILYGQFADELNNIHTKKVTPPLFLKYKTLAALAAYLSAGEAQPATVNGHTTPIDTPADRAVTATPSWERVWEEGEVPVAIIGMSAHLPMAGDVHQFWKNLQEGKDCITQMPQERKVKGEEDKNWWGGFIDDLYAFDPEFFGLFPAEAAYIDPQQRLLMMEAWKAIEDAGYAPRSLAGSQTAVFAGVSAHEYSNFLARIGVKAKGYTAPAMVASVGPNRISYLLDLHGPSEPVDTACSSGLVAVLRAVESLRNGNCDMALAGGVNALQSTDFFISYSKAGMLSEDGRCKTFSDKANGYVRSEGAGMICLKRLADAERDGDHIYGIILAGAENHGGRANSLTAPNVKAQAAVLKTAYTRARIDPRTITYLEAHGTGTALGDPVEINALKAAFEELYAAGGYPMPQTPHCGIGAVKSSIGHLEYAAGIAGIIKVLLQLQHRQIVKNIHCQYLNPYIRLTDSPFYIVQESKPWETIHDATGLPLPARAGVSSFGFGGVNAHVVLEEYPRPVYRVSTSPVLIVLSARNREQLRDKVTQLLAAIDSGRYTDAMLTSIAYTLQTGRDTMDIRIAVCVNSLAMLKEKFTTWLMVGDSAAGIHTGESVLSPGRRAKSAATVAAGATNDLEGLAAHWVKEGQADWQALYTGKQQRISLPAYPFAKEYCYPQPEISTPVRQEAPATPGAGLREPASRSSVTLPALIQLLTKEVAGMLGIATHELDAGVSLEDYGFDSIRFTQFADQLNEKYQLQLTPTVFFNYPDIDQLAGYLLAHYPGAFTSSAATAQL from the coding sequence ATGAACTCTGGACTTAATACTGCCGGACAGGCACCGTCATGTAATGACGATATAGCAGTGGTAGGAATGGCGGGACGTTTTCCCGGCGCAGCGGATTACAGACAGTTCTGGAAAAATCTGGAACAAACTGTTTGCAGTGTAGGAGAGATACTGCCGGAAAGATGGGACTGGCGCAACTATTGGGGAGATCCGAAGAACAGTGCCAATACAAGCGGGAGTAAATGGGCGGGTATGATTGACCAGGCGGATTGTTTTGATGCCGGCTTTTTCAAGATCTCCGGTACAGAAGCCCGCACCATGGACCCGCAACAACGTATTATGCTGGAGCTGTCATGGGCTTGCCTGGAAGATGCGGGGATCCGCCCTTCCTCACTTTCGGGCAGTGATACGGCGGTATACCTGGGCGTATTTAATTTTGATTACAAGGAATTACAGGAAAGGGTAAAAGACTTTCCGATAGAAGCGCATCATTCCACCGGAACAGCTGCAGCGATCATCCCCAACCGGGTTTCGTACTTTTTTAATTTTACAGGTCCCAGTGTGCCGGTAGATACAGCCTGCTCCAGTTCTTTACATGCGATACACCTGGCGATGCAATCCATCCGGCAGGGAGAGTGTAAGATGGCGCTGGCCGGTGGTATCAGTCTGCTGTTAACACCCACCCGTCATATTTCTTTTTCCAAAACCGGGATGTTATCACCAACGGGTACCAGCAAATCTTTTGATCAGGATGCCGATGGGTATGCGAGGAGTGAAGGCGCCGGTGTACTGTTGCTCAAAACCTTGTCGCAGGCCCTGGCAGATGGAGATCATATTTATGGCATTCTCAAGGGAAGTGCGGTGAATCATGGTGGTAAAAATCACACGCTTACCTATCCGGGTGAAGCGGCGCAGGCAGCAGTAATCAGTCAGGCAATTTTGCGGGCAGGTATTGCTGCAGATACCATTAACTATGTAGAAGCCCATGGCACAGGAACACCCAAGGGCGATCCTATTGAGTACCGTGGATTGGTGAAAGCATTTACGGCTACCGCCGGACAGCCACTATCACCGGATAGCTGCGCGCTCGGATCTGTGAAAGCCAATATTGGCCACCTGGAATCAGCGGCAGGAGTGGCGGGCGTGATAAAAGTATTGCTGGCATTACAGCATGGCAAGTTACCGGGACAACCAAATTTTCATCAGCTGAATCCTGCCATCGATACCAGTGGCAGCCCTTTCTTTGTAGTAGCAGGTACACAGGAATGGAAAGCGCTGGTGGATGCACAGGGGGAACCGTTGCCGCGGCGGGCTGGTGTGAGTTCATTCGGCTTCGGCGGTACGAATAGTCATGTCATCGTGGAAGAAGCGCCGGCAGTATTACCGGTAGCCGGTGGTACGTTGTCCTGTTACCCGGTATGCCTTTCTGCCAAAACAACTATTGCCCTCGAACAACGTATCCGGGATTTGTACGGATGGCTGCAGGAGATGCCACCGCAGGTATCCCTGCGTGATATTGCCTTTACCCTGGCTGCCGGAAGAGAGCATTTTGCGCATCGGGCGTTGGTGATCGCAACGGATACTGATAACCTGAAAACGATACTGGCTGCTTACCTGGAAAACGGTACGGCAGCAGACTTTATAAAAGGGGTGGCAGACTACCAGACTGTAGCTGCCACAGAAGATACCAGTGGTTTTACCCTGGAGCACGAGGGAAATGGTTACTTCAAAGGAGAGTTGCTCCTGTTGGGAGAAAGATATGTGCGGGGAGAAATGTTCCGGTGGGAGCAACTATTTTCCGGAAAGGAAGCAAAACGTATAGCCTTGCCCGTATATCCGTTTGCCAGGGAACGGCATTGGATCACCACGGAAACACCTGTGGCTTCTGCCATGCCGCATCTGATCCGGCGTAATCTGTCGGCCTTTGCTCCGCAATGCTACAGCGGATCATTCAGTGGAGAAGAAGTTTTTCTACGGGATCATGTGATTGGCGGGAAAATCATTTTCCCCGGTGTGGTGTACCTGGAGATGGCCCGGGAAGCAGCGGTGAAAGCATGGGAGGCATCGCCAACAGCGCCGGTATACCTGGAAAATATAGTTTGGATACAACCTTTTCAACCCGATGGTACACCACAGGAGTTGTTTGTGGAGCTGTCAGGTAGCCATACCGCCGTGAATGTTAGCTTTTTTACCGGTTCACAGCAGGCACAGAATATAGTAGCGCAGGGAACGGTGCTGGCGGGTAGCAAGGAAGTCGTGACGCCGGGCGTTACGGCCATACCACCAGCCGCGGAAGTGATCGCCGGTGACACTTTTTATCAGCAGATGGAACAGGCCGGATTTGCCTACGGCCCGGCTTTTCGTGCCATTACCACATTATATGTACAGGATGATACTGTGTGGGCAACACTGGCGCGACCAGGAGATGCCGCCACAAAATTAACGGCATTTACATGGCATCCGGGTATCCTGGATGCAGCTTTACAAGCCGCTGTTACCTTGTTTGCAGGGGTGCGGAATACGCAGGGTTTGAGTGATAACATGTTCCTGCCTTTCGCACTGGATGGCTTATATATCCACAACCGGCGGGAACCTTCCCGCCTGGTTGTCCGTAAAAATAAAACGGCAGATTTCTCTCAGAACCGTTATCGGGCAGATATCATCTACTATGATGACAAGGGGGAAGTATGTATGCAGCTCATCGGTTTTACGGCCCGTCAGGTGAAACCGGCAAAAGCGCCCGTGACGCCACAGGCCAATACTTTGCTGTTACAACCGGCGTGGGTGCCGGCTATAGTAACGGTGCCGGCCGAACGGCAGTATGTCCGGGAGGCATTGTTGCTGGCGGCAGACAGCCCCGCCTATGTAGCGGAGATACAGCAGCTGTGGCCGCGTTGGGAAGTATTTACACTCACCACGGCGGCGCTGGCCCCTGCGGAAATATTTGGTGTGTATGCCAACCGCCTGTTGGCATGTCTGCAACAACTGATAAAAGAAAAGCCGGAAGGCAATACCTTATTACAGGTCGTGATACCGGTACCGGAAGCGCAGCCGTTTTTATGGGGGCTGTCTGGTATGCTGGATACGGCTGCTATAGAATATCCCTGGCTGACAGTGCAGTTGCTGGGCATGGAAAGGGTCCCTGCTATCGGCAGCATGGCCCGGCTGCTGCAGGCAGCCAGGGATGTAGGAAAGCCAGGTTGTTTCCGCGCTGCGGACAACGGCTGGCAGATCAGGAAGTGGGAGATCATCTCACCTGCAGCCACGCCGGTAGTGCCGTGGAAGGCAGAAGGGATATACCTGATTACCGGTGGTAGTGGCGCACTGGGTCGGTTGTTTGCCCATGAAATTACCCGTGCGGCAGCTACGGCTACGGTTATTCTCACAGGACGCAGTGCAGTGCCGGCAGAAGAGGTTAACCGGCTCGCAGCCGCCGGCGCCCGGATCGTATACCGGCAAACGGATGTCAGCAACGCAGCTGCTGTTACCGCCCTGATGGAGTGGATCAACACTACTTATGGCCGGCTCGATGGTATACTGCATGCGGCAGGATTGTTACAGGATAATTATCTCATTAAAAAAACGCCGGCGGAGCTGGAGGCGGTGCTGGCGCCCAAAGTACGGGGACTGCTGCACATAGATACCGCCAGTGCCCATTTTAAGCTTGATTTTGTGCTGTTGTGTGCTTCCTTTACCGGTGCGCTCGGAAATGCAGGACAAGCGGATTATGCGGCTGCAAATGCATTTATGGATGCCTTTGCAGGTTGGCGGAACTACGAGGTGAAAAACGGCCGGCGGCAGGGAACTACTATTTCACTGGACTGGCCATTATGGGAAGAGGGAGGCATGAACATGGCGCCGGTGGTACAAAAACAGCTGTACGACAAAACCGGATTGAAGGCCATTGATACGAGAGCAGCTATGACAGTCCTGTACGCGGCCATGGCATATCCGGTGAGCCAGGTACTCGTGCTGGCAGGCGATACGGACAAACTACAGCAAACCATCCTGCAACCCGTACTGGCGTCAAAAAACGACACTATAATGGCAACGGATACACGAACAGCACAAACGGCACCTGTTAATGACAGCCAGCCTGATACGCTCCTGCAGGAACTCACGGCGCATGCCGCCCGGCTGCTGGCCATCCCGGCAGAGAATATAGAACCGCAGGTAGTCCTGGATGATTACGGCTTTGATTCCATTTTGTATACCCAACTGGCGGAAGAGCTGAGCAAAACGTATGACCGGCAAATCACGCCACCATTATTTTTTGAATATAATACGCTGGCTGCCATTGCCGGTTACCTGCAGGGAGCTGGCACAAATGCCGTGACAAACGACACCATCACACCAATGGCTATACGAACAGCCGAAGTACCACCGGTAAAAGAAGTGCCGTCCGATACGCTCCTGCAGGCACTGACGGCGCATGCCGCCCGGTTGCTGGCCATCCCGGCAGAGAATATAGAACCGCAGGTAGTCCTGGATGATTACGGCTTTGATTCCATTTTGTATACCCAACTGGCGGAAGAGCTGAGCAAAACTTATGACCGGCAAATCACGCCACCGTTATTTTTTGAATATAATACGCTGGCTGCCATTGCCGGTTACCTGCAGGGAGCTGGCACAAATGCCGTGACAAACGACACCATCATACCGATGGCTACACGAACAGCACCACCACCGGTAAAAGAAAGCCTGTCCGATACGCTGCTGGAGGAGCTGACGGCATATGCCGCCCGGCTGCTGGCCATCCCGGCGGAGAATATAGAGTCGCAGGTGATCCTGGATGATTACGGCTTTGATTCTATTTTGTATACCCAACTGGCGGAAGAGCTGAGTAAAGCGTATGGTCAGCAAATCACACCACCGTTATTTTTTGAATATAATACACTGGCAGCCATAGCCAATTATCTGCGGAGTAACGGTGTACATGCAGCGGCGGCAACGGATAGGGGCACGCCGGCGGATATACGAACAGAAAAGGTGTCGCCTGTTAAACAGCACCCGTCTGATACGCTCCTGCAGCAGTTGACCAACCATGCTGCCCGGTTGCTGGAGATTCCGGCCGGAGAGATGGCGCCCGATGTAGCGCTTCATGATTATGGCTTTGATTCTATTTTGTATGGCCAGTTTGCAGATGAACTGAATAATATACATACAAAAAAGGTTACACCACCGCTGTTTTTAAAATATAAAACACTGGCCGCATTGGCAGCGTATCTGTCTGCCGGAGAAGCACAACCCGCTACTGTTAATGGACATACAACGCCCATCGATACACCGGCTGACCGGGCAGTAACGGCCACACCATCCTGGGAACGGGTATGGGAAGAAGGCGAGGTCCCCGTGGCGATCATAGGTATGAGTGCGCATTTGCCGATGGCGGGAGATGTACACCAGTTCTGGAAAAACCTGCAGGAAGGAAAAGACTGTATTACACAGATGCCGCAGGAAAGAAAAGTAAAGGGAGAGGAGGATAAAAACTGGTGGGGTGGTTTTATAGACGACCTGTATGCATTTGATCCGGAATTTTTTGGCCTGTTTCCCGCAGAAGCAGCTTACATCGATCCGCAGCAACGGCTGTTGATGATGGAAGCCTGGAAAGCCATTGAAGACGCAGGCTACGCGCCGCGGTCGCTGGCGGGCAGCCAGACCGCCGTTTTTGCCGGTGTCAGTGCACATGAATACAGTAATTTCCTGGCCAGAATAGGCGTTAAAGCAAAAGGATATACGGCTCCGGCGATGGTGGCGAGTGTCGGACCTAACCGTATTAGTTATCTGCTGGATCTGCATGGTCCCAGTGAACCGGTAGATACAGCCTGCTCCAGTGGATTGGTCGCTGTTTTACGTGCTGTGGAATCACTGCGGAATGGCAACTGTGATATGGCATTGGCAGGAGGGGTAAATGCTTTACAATCCACCGATTTTTTTATCAGCTACAGCAAAGCGGGCATGTTGAGTGAAGATGGTCGTTGCAAAACCTTCTCCGATAAAGCCAATGGTTATGTACGGAGTGAAGGCGCCGGCATGATCTGCCTGAAACGTTTGGCCGATGCAGAACGGGATGGGGATCATATTTACGGCATTATACTCGCCGGCGCTGAAAATCATGGTGGCCGCGCTAATTCCCTGACGGCGCCGAATGTGAAGGCACAGGCGGCGGTATTGAAAACAGCGTATACCCGTGCCCGTATAGACCCACGTACGATCACCTACCTCGAAGCACATGGTACCGGTACTGCGCTGGGTGATCCTGTTGAAATCAATGCGCTGAAAGCCGCTTTTGAGGAATTGTATGCTGCTGGCGGATATCCGATGCCGCAGACACCACACTGTGGTATCGGCGCTGTGAAAAGTAGCATTGGACACCTGGAGTATGCAGCAGGTATAGCCGGTATCATAAAAGTGCTCTTACAGCTGCAGCACCGGCAGATCGTAAAAAATATTCACTGCCAGTACCTGAATCCTTATATCCGGCTCACCGATAGTCCCTTCTATATCGTACAGGAAAGTAAACCGTGGGAAACGATACACGATGCCACCGGATTGCCGCTGCCTGCCAGGGCAGGGGTGAGTTCTTTCGGTTTTGGCGGCGTTAATGCCCATGTGGTGCTGGAAGAATATCCACGGCCGGTTTACCGGGTAAGCACTTCACCGGTATTGATCGTACTGTCTGCCCGCAACCGGGAACAGCTGCGCGATAAGGTGACACAGTTGCTGGCGGCCATCGACAGTGGCCGGTATACAGATGCCATGCTGACAAGCATCGCTTATACCCTGCAAACAGGCCGGGACACCATGGATATACGTATAGCCGTTTGTGTGAATAGCCTGGCGATGCTGAAAGAAAAATTCACTACCTGGCTGATGGTCGGAGATAGCGCGGCTGGCATCCACACCGGAGAATCGGTATTGTCTCCTGGTCGTCGGGCAAAATCGGCTGCTACTGTGGCTGCCGGCGCAACGAATGACCTGGAAGGGCTGGCAGCGCATTGGGTAAAAGAAGGACAGGCAGACTGGCAGGCGTTGTATACCGGAAAACAACAACGGATTAGTTTACCGGCTTATCCGTTTGCAAAAGAATATTGTTATCCGCAACCGGAAATAAGCACCCCTGTCCGGCAGGAAGCCCCGGCAACGCCCGGCGCCGGCTTGCGGGAACCCGCCTCCCGGTCGTCCGTTACACTCCCGGCGTTGATACAATTATTGACGAAAGAAGTAGCCGGTATGCTGGGTATTGCTACCCATGAACTGGATGCAGGCGTTAGCCTGGAGGATTATGGATTTGACTCGATTCGTTTTACACAGTTTGCAGACCAGTTGAATGAAAAATATCAGCTGCAGCTGACACCAACGGTATTTTTCAATTATCCGGATATCGATCAGCTGGCGGGTTATCTGCTCGCACATTATCCCGGAGCCTTTACATCGTCGGCGGCTACGGCTCAATTATGA
- a CDS encoding DUF5952 family protein, with protein MEKYLLVISCELLNEMGILVAHRLKAVVPVRPQIADTYQFETHYKSVMIQLTDIRCLPGYPGLKLLHCKGEEVDETGNIQGRVPETAFRMVE; from the coding sequence ATGGAAAAGTACTTATTAGTGATCTCCTGTGAGTTGTTGAATGAAATGGGCATACTGGTAGCTCACAGATTAAAGGCGGTGGTACCGGTGCGGCCACAGATTGCAGATACCTATCAGTTCGAAACCCATTATAAATCTGTTATGATACAGCTGACGGATATACGTTGTTTACCGGGTTATCCGGGATTAAAGCTATTGCACTGTAAAGGAGAAGAAGTAGATGAAACCGGCAATATACAGGGGCGGGTACCGGAAACTGCTTTCAGAATGGTGGAATAG
- the fabD gene encoding ACP S-malonyltransferase: MKAYLFPGQGSQRAGMGGSLFAAYDQLSTTASRILGYDIATRCLHDPDKSLNDTLYTQPALYVVGALMYLDKTAEENPPDYMLGHSLGEYVALFAAGAFSFETGLELVKKRAEIMSGVKHGGMAAVVGLTMDQVLEVLHKYDYRHIDIANYNSREQVVISGLKEEVLAAQADFQANGARLYFPLNVSGAFHSRYMAAATEAFRSFLTSYHFQPLQRPVIANVTARPYDQHNVAALLVEQLTNPVKWYESISFLRSAGVHTFTEVGPGNVLTKLNDFITAAPMEITTATNGATAKQTVNGNGHTPAAELVIKATSLGTAAFRQRYKIRYAYLSGAMVHGIASKELVIRMAKAGMMGFLGTGGVDPVKVAADIRYIQEALQQGEAYGINLLNSPREEEMVDVLLQYKVPNVEAAAYIQVSKALVRLRLTGLRQLPDGTVVSPVRIIAKLSRPEVAENFLRPAAPALVAALLQEQKITAAEAALATAIPVADDICVEADSGGHTDMGVAFTLLPTMIRLRDDLCTRHGYRQRINVGAAGGIGTPEAAAAAFVLGADFILTGSINQCTVEAATSDAVKDLLQNINVQDTAYAPAGDMFETGARVQVLKKGVLFPGRANKLYELYKQYNSIDEIDADTREQIASRYFQRSFEAVYQDCEAYYPPEKFAAAKANPKQMMAYLFRWYFGYSGKIAETGDEQQRVNFQVHCGPALGAFNQWVKGTPLENWRNRHADDIALKIMQGAADILHERVKIFTEAS; encoded by the coding sequence ATGAAAGCATATTTGTTTCCCGGACAAGGATCTCAGCGCGCAGGCATGGGAGGTTCGCTCTTTGCCGCATATGATCAGCTCAGTACTACTGCTTCACGCATACTGGGATATGACATTGCTACGCGTTGTTTGCATGATCCTGATAAGTCATTGAATGATACGCTATATACACAGCCTGCCTTGTATGTAGTGGGAGCCTTGATGTACCTGGATAAAACAGCGGAAGAAAATCCACCCGATTACATGCTGGGACATAGTCTGGGAGAGTATGTGGCTTTATTTGCCGCCGGTGCCTTCTCCTTTGAAACCGGGTTGGAGCTGGTGAAGAAAAGAGCAGAAATCATGTCGGGAGTGAAACACGGAGGGATGGCTGCTGTGGTAGGATTAACCATGGATCAGGTACTGGAGGTGTTACATAAATACGATTACCGGCATATTGATATTGCTAATTATAATTCACGCGAACAGGTAGTCATATCCGGACTGAAAGAAGAAGTATTGGCTGCACAGGCCGATTTTCAGGCCAATGGCGCCCGGTTGTATTTTCCCTTGAATGTAAGCGGTGCTTTTCATTCCCGGTATATGGCCGCTGCTACGGAAGCGTTCCGGTCTTTCCTTACATCCTATCATTTTCAGCCACTGCAACGGCCTGTCATTGCGAATGTAACGGCAAGGCCCTATGACCAGCATAACGTTGCTGCGTTGCTGGTAGAACAGCTCACGAATCCGGTGAAGTGGTATGAAAGTATTTCCTTTCTCCGGTCTGCAGGTGTACACACCTTTACAGAAGTAGGGCCGGGAAATGTATTAACGAAATTGAATGATTTTATAACAGCTGCTCCTATGGAAATAACGACAGCCACCAACGGTGCAACCGCAAAACAGACCGTTAACGGTAACGGACACACGCCTGCCGCAGAACTGGTCATAAAGGCGACCAGCCTGGGAACGGCAGCATTCCGGCAACGTTATAAGATCCGTTACGCCTATTTATCCGGTGCCATGGTACATGGAATTGCTTCCAAAGAGCTGGTAATACGCATGGCCAAAGCTGGTATGATGGGGTTTCTGGGTACCGGAGGAGTAGATCCCGTGAAGGTTGCCGCCGATATCCGGTATATACAGGAGGCCTTGCAGCAGGGCGAAGCCTATGGCATTAACCTACTGAACAGCCCGCGGGAAGAAGAGATGGTGGATGTATTGTTGCAATACAAAGTACCGAATGTGGAGGCAGCAGCTTATATACAGGTGAGTAAGGCATTGGTCAGACTCCGCCTGACGGGGTTGCGGCAGCTGCCGGATGGTACCGTAGTAAGCCCGGTACGTATTATCGCGAAATTGTCCCGGCCGGAAGTGGCAGAAAACTTCCTGCGACCCGCCGCACCGGCTTTGGTAGCCGCCTTGCTGCAGGAGCAAAAAATTACAGCAGCAGAAGCGGCACTGGCAACTGCGATACCGGTGGCAGATGATATTTGTGTGGAAGCAGATTCCGGCGGCCATACGGATATGGGCGTAGCCTTTACCTTATTACCAACCATGATTCGCCTGCGCGATGACCTATGTACCAGACATGGCTACCGGCAACGGATCAACGTAGGGGCTGCAGGAGGCATCGGTACACCGGAGGCAGCAGCGGCCGCCTTCGTACTGGGTGCAGATTTTATTCTGACGGGCTCCATCAACCAATGTACTGTGGAAGCAGCAACCAGCGATGCGGTAAAAGACCTGTTGCAAAACATCAATGTGCAGGATACGGCCTATGCGCCTGCAGGCGATATGTTTGAAACCGGCGCCCGCGTACAGGTATTGAAAAAAGGGGTACTCTTTCCCGGGAGAGCCAACAAACTCTACGAACTCTACAAACAATATAACAGTATCGATGAAATAGATGCAGATACCCGCGAACAAATTGCTTCCCGTTATTTTCAGCGAAGCTTCGAAGCGGTATATCAGGATTGTGAGGCATATTATCCGCCGGAGAAATTTGCTGCGGCAAAAGCCAATCCAAAACAAATGATGGCTTATCTGTTCCGCTGGTATTTCGGGTATTCAGGTAAGATCGCAGAAACGGGTGATGAACAGCAGCGGGTAAACTTCCAGGTACATTGCGGGCCTGCACTGGGAGCATTTAATCAATGGGTGAAAGGAACACCACTGGAAAACTGGCGTAACAGGCACGCAGACGATATTGCCCTGAAGATTATGCAAGGGGCAGCAGACATATTGCATGAAAGAGTAAAAATATTTACGGAAGCATCTTAA
- a CDS encoding helix-turn-helix transcriptional regulator: protein MYFIIPQTYVPGATVIFKQEITDPEILRQTWPLPDGWLIKERGCMIRVQELTELRFRLMIVQLETTTAITLQCHTDRKGWLFNYILKATETPVWSVLPAVENKAGMVSLVGLPPRDFNCAVEPGEYLMILLWTDHWWLPDLSRYFPLLVANMLQPQEKGEQTILDFTYPITSDCKLCLQQILYCREPESIVPAYMHIKVRELLFEFNKTLLQATGTIPADQNQEDMLLLQQITGYLEKNLHKHITAENILKAFSISEYRLKKICRLGDTSFTTLLTDTRMKKAMYLLKHTEVKVAVIGKEVGYSSASRFNSTFCKYFGITPGSVRKKIT, encoded by the coding sequence ATGTATTTTATCATTCCCCAAACGTATGTTCCCGGTGCTACAGTAATATTCAAGCAGGAGATTACTGATCCGGAAATATTACGACAGACATGGCCATTGCCGGACGGATGGCTGATAAAGGAACGTGGCTGCATGATACGTGTACAGGAATTGACGGAACTGCGGTTCCGGTTGATGATTGTACAGCTGGAAACAACAACCGCCATTACTTTACAGTGTCATACCGATCGGAAAGGATGGCTGTTTAATTACATCCTGAAAGCTACAGAAACGCCGGTATGGAGTGTGTTGCCGGCAGTAGAAAATAAAGCCGGTATGGTTAGCCTGGTGGGATTACCGCCACGGGATTTTAACTGTGCTGTAGAACCAGGTGAATACCTGATGATACTGCTTTGGACTGATCATTGGTGGTTGCCCGATCTAAGCCGGTATTTCCCTTTGCTGGTGGCCAATATGTTACAGCCTCAAGAAAAAGGTGAACAGACCATCCTCGATTTTACCTATCCGATTACTTCCGATTGTAAGCTTTGTCTGCAGCAGATTTTGTATTGCAGAGAACCGGAAAGTATTGTTCCTGCTTATATGCATATCAAGGTGCGGGAATTGTTATTTGAATTCAATAAAACCTTGCTGCAGGCCACCGGTACCATACCCGCTGATCAAAATCAGGAGGATATGCTGTTACTGCAGCAGATAACAGGATATCTGGAAAAAAATCTGCACAAACATATCACGGCAGAGAACATACTGAAAGCATTTAGCATCAGTGAATACCGGTTAAAAAAAATCTGCCGCCTGGGAGATACTTCCTTTACCACCTTACTCACCGATACAAGAATGAAGAAAGCGATGTACTTGCTAAAACATACGGAAGTGAAGGTGGCAGTGATCGGAAAAGAAGTAGGATACAGCAGCGCATCCCGGTTCAACAGTACTTTCTGTAAATACTTTGGGATAACACCCGGTAGTGTAAGAAAAAAAATCACCTGA